Within Helicobacter sp. 11S03491-1, the genomic segment CGGAAGCCTTTATTATTCGTTCTAATAACTTTTCCGGTTTTTGTGTTGGGTGATTTTGGTATTCTTTCATTCTGAAGCGAACTTTTGTAAAATTCCATACATTGCCCGGAACCTTTTGAGTATTA encodes:
- a CDS encoding DNA methyltransferase, which gives rise to MIEKTPQLYNTQKVPGNVWNFTKVRFRMKEYQNHPTQKPEKLLERIIKASGNINDIVSDPFSGSFTTIKVANDLKR